CGGCGACGGTGACGGCCCGGACGCCGACCCCACCGACCCACTCGTCACCGGCCGCACCACCGGCAGTCACGGCACGCACGTGACCGGCATCATCGTCGCCCGCTGGGGACAGAACGCCGCCTCCTGCGCGGGCTGCAGCCTGACCGGCGTGGTCGGCGCGACCCGCAATGCGAACGTCAAGGTGCTGCCGGTGCGCGTCATCGATGCCAGCGGCAACGCCACCGAGTCCGACGTCGCCACGGCCGTCCGCTACGCCGCGGGCCTGCCCGTCACCGTGAACGGGGTCACGACCCGCACGCCGCACCCGGCGCAGGTCATCAACCTCAGCCTCGGCGGCGAGATCAGCGCCGCCAACGCGCAGGCCATGTGCGAGGCCGTCACCGACGCCCGCACCGCCGGCGCGCTCGTGATCGCCGCCGCCGGCAACGGCTACGGCACCACCCCCTACTACCCCGCCGCCTGCCCGGACGCCGTCGCGGTCGGCAGTGTCAGCCTGTCCGGCGGCAGTGCCCCCATCCACTCGATCTTCAGCAACGCCTACCCGCAGGTGCAGCTTGCCGCGCCCGGCGGCAGCGACCCCACCGCCAGCACCAGCTTCAACGGCGCGACCCTCAACGGCCAGCCCTTCCCGGACGTGATCCTCTCCACGAGCTGGGACTACGTCAAGGACGAACCCAACTACGAGGCCGAGGTCGGCACCAGTCAGGCCAGCCCGCAGGTCGCCGCGCTGGCCGCCCTGCTGCTCGCCAAGGGTGTCACCAGTGACGCCGCAGGCACCCTGGCCCGCCTGAACGCCACGGCCACCGACCTCGGCGCGGCCGGCCGGGATGACCAGTTCGGGTACGGCCTGATCAATGCCGCCGCCGCCCTGAACGCCCCCGCCGTCAGCAACCGCAGCGGCCTGCGCCTCCAGGACAGCCGCGGCCACACCTTCCAGCCGGCGCTGGACGCCCTGGGCCGCTTCCAGGCGTGGCTGGGGGACGGCACCTACCGCGCCGTGGCCGGCGAGGACCTCAACGGGAACGGCATCTACGGCGAGACCGGCGAACGGCGCGCCGAGCGCAGCGCCACCCTGTCCGCAGAGCAGCCCAGCGTGGACCTGGGGGACATGCAGCCCCGCTGATGGTTGATGGTTGATGGTTGATGGGCGGCCCCACCTGTGCGGGGCCGCCCATCCGGCACGACGGCGCTCCGGCTCATACGGACTGCCGTTTGTTTCGTTGACAGATCGGAACTTCACCGGATTGCCAGCTCCACGTCCGGAACCCGTTTCTCTCCTCCTCGCATCCGCTCGGATTGAACGGCTTTGTAAGCCATTCAATCGGAGTCCGTATCAGCCGTTCACGTCGATGACGGTGCGGCCCCGGATCTGCCCGGCCAGGATCTGCCCGGCCAGGGCCGGCACGTCACCCAGGGCGCGTTCCTGCGTGACCGCCTCCAGTTTCACGGCCCCCAGGTCGCGGGCCAGGCGTGCCCAGGCGGCCTCGCGCCGCGGGGCGGGGCAGGTGACGCTGTCGATGCCCAGCAGGTTCACGCCCCGCAGGATCAGCGGGAACACGCTGGCGTTCAGGTCACTGCCGCCCGCCAGTCCGCACACGGCCAGCGACCCGTGCGTGCGGGTCGAGGCGTACGCGCCGGCCAGGGTCGCGCCGCCCACGCTGTCCACCACGCCCGCCCAGCGTTCCTTCTCCAGCGGGCGCTTCAGGGCCGGGAGTTCGTCGCGGCCGATCACGCGGCTGGCCCCCAGGCCCAGCAGGTACGCTTCCTCCTGCGCGCGGCCGGTGCTGGCGACCACGGTGTGCCCGGCGGCGGCCAGCAGGGCCACGGCGGTGCTGCCCACTCCACCCGCCGCGCCGGTCACCAGGACCTCGCCGTCGCCGGGGGTCACGCCGTGCTCCTCGAGGGCCATGACGGCCAGCATGGCCGTGAACCCGGCCGTGCCGACGCTCATGGCCCAGCGGGCGTCCGTGCCCGGAGGCTGCGCGACCAGCCACCCGGCGTTCGCGCGGGCCAGGGTGGCGTACCCGCCGTCCTGCCGCTCGCCGATGCCCCAGCCGGTCAGGATCACCGGCTGTCCGGGCTGCCAGCGGCCCGTGCGGTCCTCCAGGACCGTGCCTGCGAGGTCGATACCGGGCGTCATGGGGTACGAGCGCAGCACGCCGGGCCGCCCGGAGACAGCCAGTCCGTCCTTGTAGTTCAGGCTGGAGTGCGTGACCTGCACGGTCACGTCCCCGTCCGGCAGGGCACTGAGCGGCAGGGTCTGCAGGGAAGCGTGAATGCCAGTGTCGGTCTTCTCGACGCGCAGGGCGCGGTACGTGCCGGGCAGGGTGGGGGTCGCGGGACTGGTCATGGGAGAACCTCCGGAGTGACGGGAAGCGGGGGCGGGGGCCCGGGTGGCCGCGCGGACGGGTTGAAGGTGCGCCTCAGGGTAGCGTTCCCGGACGGCCCGCGGGCCGTTACTGCCCGGCGGACACCGCGGCCGGCCCCGGCCGGGAGCGGGCGGGGGGCGGCCGGGTGTGTTACACTCCGCTCTGCTATGGAGCCTCCCAGTTCTGGCTCTTCCGAAACGCCCGGTGAATTCCGCCTCAGGGCGGCTTTTTGCTGTGACGACACCACCACCGGACACCGACGCACCACCCCAGGCGGGCGTGGGCGGGCAGCACGTGCCTCGCGGATGACCGGGACGCGAAACTTGGAGCGCGTCCATTCATGAATGACCTTCTCGGTATTCTCGCCCTGTTCTTCCTTGTCCTGATGAACGGCTTCTTCGTCGCGGCCGAGTTCGCACTCGTCAGCGTGCGCCGCACCCGCATCGACCAGCTGGCCGAGGAGGGCAACGCCGCCGCGAAAGCCACGCAGCGCGCCCTGCAGAACCTCGACCTGTACATCGCCGCGACGCAGCTGGGCATCACCATGGCCAGCCTCGCCATCGGCTTCGTGGCCGAGCCCGCCATCGAGCACCTGATCCACCCGCTGTTCCCGGAAGGGCAGTTCACGAAGACGCAGATCACGGCCATCTCGTTCGGCGTGGCGTTCGCGATCAGCACCATCCTGCACATCGTGTTCGGGGAACTCGCCCCGAAAAGCTGGGCCTTGCAGCGCAGCGAGCAGGTCAGCCTGGTGGTCATCCGGCCGCTGCTGGTCTTCACGGCCGTGTTCCGCTACGCCATCAAGGGCCTGAACGCCCTCGGGAACGGCGTGGTGCGCCTGTTCGGGCTGCGCGGCGTGGCCGGGCACCACACCGCGTACTCCGAAGAGGAAATCCGCATGATCGTCAGCGCCTCCAGTCAGGAAGGCGTGCTGGAAGACAGCGAGAAGGAACTCGTGTACAACGTGTTCGACCTGTCCGACACCACCACCCGCGAGGTCATGACACCCCGCGTGGACATGATCGTGGTCGACGGGGCCTCGCCGCTGCGCCGCCTGCTGGAAGTGAACACCGAACACGGGTACTCGCGCGTGCCGGTCTTCCAGGACAACGCCGACAACATCGTGGGCATCGCGCATACCGGCGACATGCTCCGGCACCTGGACGAACTGGACCACACGGTCATCGCGGACATCATGCGCCCCGTGTACTTCGTGCCCGAGGGCATGAAGATCAAGGACCTGCTCGCCAAGATGCGCGACAAGAAGAGCCACATGAGCATCGTCGTGGACGAGTTCGGCGGCACCACCGGCCTCGTCACGCTCGAAGACGCCCTCGAGGAGATCGTCGGCGAGATCTACGACGAGACCGACGAGGACGAACTGCCCATGATCGAGGTGCTCGGCGAGGGCGTGTACCTCATGGACGCCAGCCTGACCGTCGGTGAGGTCGAGGAACACCTGGGCAGCAACCTCGAGGACGGCGAGGGAGAATTCGACACCCTCAGCGGCTTCATGACCAGCCATTTCGGCGACATCCCGGAAACCGGGCAGAGTTTCGTGCACGAAGGCTGGGCGTTCACCGTCGAGAACGCCGACCAGCGCCGCGTCACCCGCGTGCGCGTGGAACGCGCCCCCCACCACGACCCCCTGGACCCCGAGGAAGACCCCCATGAATGACCCCCACCAGATGCCCAGCGCCAGCAACGCCCTGAACCTCACGCCCGACCCGCAGCTGCTGGAGGGAGCGAAGGCCGCCTTCAAGCAGGCGTACGCGCCGTACAGCCGTTTCCACGTGGGCGCGGCCCTGCGCACCACCGACGGGCAGGTGTACTTCGGCGCGAACGTCGAGAACGCCAGCTACGGCCTGGGCCGCTGCGCCGAGCAGAGCGCCGTGCAGGCCATGGCCACCGCCGGGAAACGCGACTTCACGGACATCGTCGTGTACTCGGAAGCCACGCCGCCCGCCAGTCCCTGCGGCGCGTGCCGTCAGGTGCTGTACGAGTTCGCGCCGGACGCCCGCGTCGTGTGCGTCAACCAGCACGGTGACATCATCAGCGGGTACGTCCGGGACTTCCTGCCGCACGGCTTCCGCCTCGAGCAGCGTGACGACGGACACGCGGTCAGCACCGAGTAATACGGACTCCGATTGAATGGGCTGCAAAGCCTGTTCAATCCGAGCGGATGCGACTCGTAGAGCTGCGCCGCAGAGCAGGAGAGAAACGGGTTCCGGACGTGGAGTTCACAGATCGGTGGTGTTCCGATCTGTGAACGAAACCAACGGCAGTCCGTATAACCCGCACCGGGCGGGCCACCTGACCCACCCCCTGAACCGGGCCCCGCCGCACCCTGCGGTCGGGGCCCGGTTCCCGTCTGGCTGAGCGGGGCGCGGACGGCCATCCGCTTGAGTCGCGGCGGGGACCGCCCTACACTCCAGGGG
This window of the Deinococcus depolymerans genome carries:
- a CDS encoding S8 family serine peptidase; this translates as MHRTPIRLAWLLSATLFLGACDVNGPPSPPPVTTPEPTPGPATLTAQSLDLGQRTTLPLDVPFAGRWTVVDYPDWLRLSTQGGQGNVRLTVTADRAAHTGLAADQPTLNGKLTLDWSSGSGSAAQSGRVTWTVTAGQFSLSGRLASPAAQGQGVQGLHAQGQDAGAPTRPTAAGVIVKYRAPLTAQSAPALTGHAPTLAAQQAATTLTRAGLSVQGTRPLTERSAALRVRDVPAALNALRADPAVEYAIPDVILRTQATAAPVTPTDQFAGLQWAYPLTGYGAAWRDMDAGTYTRPVTVAVIDTGVRFDHPDLQGQLWRTGEGALDLITDTGNGDGDGPDADPTDPLVTGRTTGSHGTHVTGIIVARWGQNAASCAGCSLTGVVGATRNANVKVLPVRVIDASGNATESDVATAVRYAAGLPVTVNGVTTRTPHPAQVINLSLGGEISAANAQAMCEAVTDARTAGALVIAAAGNGYGTTPYYPAACPDAVAVGSVSLSGGSAPIHSIFSNAYPQVQLAAPGGSDPTASTSFNGATLNGQPFPDVILSTSWDYVKDEPNYEAEVGTSQASPQVAALAALLLAKGVTSDAAGTLARLNATATDLGAAGRDDQFGYGLINAAAALNAPAVSNRSGLRLQDSRGHTFQPALDALGRFQAWLGDGTYRAVAGEDLNGNGIYGETGERRAERSATLSAEQPSVDLGDMQPR
- a CDS encoding MDR family oxidoreductase encodes the protein MTSPATPTLPGTYRALRVEKTDTGIHASLQTLPLSALPDGDVTVQVTHSSLNYKDGLAVSGRPGVLRSYPMTPGIDLAGTVLEDRTGRWQPGQPVILTGWGIGERQDGGYATLARANAGWLVAQPPGTDARWAMSVGTAGFTAMLAVMALEEHGVTPGDGEVLVTGAAGGVGSTAVALLAAAGHTVVASTGRAQEEAYLLGLGASRVIGRDELPALKRPLEKERWAGVVDSVGGATLAGAYASTRTHGSLAVCGLAGGSDLNASVFPLILRGVNLLGIDSVTCPAPRREAAWARLARDLGAVKLEAVTQERALGDVPALAGQILAGQIRGRTVIDVNG
- a CDS encoding hemolysin family protein translates to MNDLLGILALFFLVLMNGFFVAAEFALVSVRRTRIDQLAEEGNAAAKATQRALQNLDLYIAATQLGITMASLAIGFVAEPAIEHLIHPLFPEGQFTKTQITAISFGVAFAISTILHIVFGELAPKSWALQRSEQVSLVVIRPLLVFTAVFRYAIKGLNALGNGVVRLFGLRGVAGHHTAYSEEEIRMIVSASSQEGVLEDSEKELVYNVFDLSDTTTREVMTPRVDMIVVDGASPLRRLLEVNTEHGYSRVPVFQDNADNIVGIAHTGDMLRHLDELDHTVIADIMRPVYFVPEGMKIKDLLAKMRDKKSHMSIVVDEFGGTTGLVTLEDALEEIVGEIYDETDEDELPMIEVLGEGVYLMDASLTVGEVEEHLGSNLEDGEGEFDTLSGFMTSHFGDIPETGQSFVHEGWAFTVENADQRRVTRVRVERAPHHDPLDPEEDPHE
- the cdd gene encoding cytidine deaminase, whose product is MNDPHQMPSASNALNLTPDPQLLEGAKAAFKQAYAPYSRFHVGAALRTTDGQVYFGANVENASYGLGRCAEQSAVQAMATAGKRDFTDIVVYSEATPPASPCGACRQVLYEFAPDARVVCVNQHGDIISGYVRDFLPHGFRLEQRDDGHAVSTE